Proteins co-encoded in one Streptomyces diastaticus subsp. diastaticus genomic window:
- a CDS encoding TetR/AcrR family transcriptional regulator: protein MSVQERKERERAAREHLIVATARELAEQQGWDAVTTRRLAERIEYSQPVLYSHFRGKREIIGAVALEGAAEMSAALRAAASAADGPRTRVTALARAYLEFAERNPAVYDAMFQLDGGLAFAHEDTPKPLKDAFDALLESLGEVAGDGVHPALFTEVFWAALHGLATLTRAERLPPADTERRVELLVDRLAMV, encoded by the coding sequence ATGTCGGTACAGGAACGCAAGGAGCGCGAACGGGCGGCCCGCGAGCACCTCATCGTGGCCACGGCCCGCGAACTCGCCGAGCAGCAGGGCTGGGACGCGGTCACCACCCGCCGGCTCGCCGAGCGCATCGAATACAGCCAGCCCGTCCTCTACAGCCATTTCCGCGGCAAGCGCGAAATCATCGGCGCCGTCGCCCTCGAGGGCGCCGCCGAGATGAGCGCGGCGCTGCGGGCCGCGGCCTCCGCCGCGGACGGCCCTCGCACCCGGGTCACCGCCCTCGCCCGCGCCTACCTCGAGTTCGCCGAGCGCAACCCGGCGGTCTACGACGCCATGTTCCAGCTCGACGGCGGCCTGGCGTTCGCGCACGAGGACACCCCGAAGCCGCTGAAGGACGCCTTCGACGCCCTGCTGGAAAGCCTCGGCGAGGTCGCCGGGGACGGCGTCCACCCGGCACTGTTCACCGAGGTGTTCTGGGCGGCCCTGCACGGACTGGCCACCTTGACCCGGGCGGAACGGCTGCCGCCGGCGGACACCGAGCGGAGGGTGGAGCTGCTGGTGGACCGGCTCGCCATGGTCTGA
- a CDS encoding ATP-binding protein, translating into MPKEFIFPGSEFLARVDQFPYPVDWTVRLSVERGTDAEPKSRRQAEELAGQYDEYEGEVSGPPASIDEANQGIHEYRNRLTSSASEVEVRATTALCVWGDTPQEAERRAKDLTGYFGGHEYVFDRPRGEMENLWYGMLPGARAPRVMTGYTQYLLARDFSMSGPFTGAELGDSSGPLYGLQLAGGGVRPVFTDFSRAPREHASGSAAYVGELGAGQSVALKAAVHAILSAGRRRDVPGSRGRAVIVDRTPKQEWVRFAQACPGETQVITIDTTAAVSLDPLRIFEEKREAQRFTESFLTLLLGTTPMDDEGIALSEAIACVLAEPAPSMRVLTEELANRGSGDPAAKRVARLAAVARKDLAATLFDETLPVVRTSEADSVVFSVASLALPQKRELESGRLDRLESEKTLGRSVMYLIAALCRKIAFARDEEFTAVVWDECWWLTSSPEGCELLLEVVRDGRKHNAGALVGSHDPHDIGPEDSEVGQVIVGLIPRRFLFRHTDRSLAQRGLQFLGCDPHDEELLSVVTTELSPITVSDEDKAARAGECLHRDLDGRINGMQILIPPDPEAAAHIHSQPIAAAA; encoded by the coding sequence ATGCCGAAGGAGTTCATCTTCCCCGGCTCGGAGTTCCTGGCGCGGGTCGACCAGTTCCCCTACCCCGTCGACTGGACGGTGCGCCTGTCCGTGGAACGCGGTACCGACGCCGAACCCAAGAGCCGACGACAGGCCGAGGAACTGGCGGGCCAGTACGACGAGTACGAGGGCGAGGTCTCCGGACCGCCCGCCAGCATCGACGAGGCCAACCAGGGGATTCACGAGTACCGGAACCGGCTGACCTCCTCAGCCAGCGAGGTCGAGGTCCGCGCGACGACGGCACTGTGCGTTTGGGGAGACACCCCGCAGGAAGCCGAGCGCCGCGCCAAGGACCTCACCGGCTACTTCGGGGGCCACGAGTACGTCTTCGACCGCCCCCGCGGCGAGATGGAAAACCTCTGGTACGGGATGCTGCCCGGCGCCCGCGCCCCGCGCGTCATGACCGGATACACCCAGTACCTCCTCGCCCGGGACTTCTCCATGAGCGGCCCGTTCACCGGCGCGGAGCTCGGCGACTCCAGCGGCCCGCTCTACGGCCTCCAACTGGCGGGCGGCGGAGTCCGCCCCGTCTTCACCGACTTCTCCCGTGCCCCCCGCGAACACGCCTCCGGCTCGGCCGCCTACGTCGGCGAGCTCGGCGCCGGCCAGTCCGTCGCGCTCAAGGCGGCAGTCCACGCGATCCTCTCGGCCGGCCGACGCCGAGACGTCCCCGGCAGCCGGGGACGTGCGGTCATCGTCGACCGCACACCGAAGCAGGAATGGGTCCGCTTCGCCCAGGCATGCCCCGGCGAAACCCAGGTCATCACGATCGACACGACCGCCGCGGTCTCCCTGGACCCGCTGCGGATCTTCGAGGAGAAGCGCGAGGCGCAGCGCTTCACCGAGTCCTTCCTCACCCTCCTGCTGGGCACCACCCCGATGGACGACGAAGGCATCGCACTCTCCGAGGCCATCGCCTGCGTACTGGCCGAGCCCGCCCCCTCGATGCGCGTCCTCACCGAGGAACTCGCCAACCGCGGCTCGGGCGATCCCGCCGCCAAGCGCGTGGCCCGCCTGGCAGCGGTGGCGCGCAAGGACCTCGCGGCCACCCTGTTCGACGAGACACTGCCCGTGGTGCGGACCTCCGAGGCCGACAGCGTGGTGTTCAGCGTGGCCTCGCTGGCCCTGCCGCAGAAGCGCGAGCTGGAGTCCGGCCGCCTGGACCGGCTCGAATCCGAGAAGACTCTCGGACGGTCGGTGATGTACCTGATCGCCGCCCTCTGCCGGAAGATCGCCTTTGCGCGCGACGAGGAGTTCACCGCCGTCGTCTGGGACGAGTGCTGGTGGCTCACCTCCAGCCCCGAGGGCTGCGAACTGCTGCTGGAGGTCGTCCGGGACGGCCGCAAGCACAATGCCGGCGCCCTGGTCGGCAGCCACGACCCCCACGACATCGGCCCCGAAGACAGCGAGGTGGGCCAGGTGATCGTGGGCCTCATCCCGCGCCGGTTCCTCTTCCGCCACACCGACAGGAGCCTCGCCCAGCGCGGCCTGCAGTTCCTCGGCTGCGACCCCCACGACGAGGAACTTCTCTCGGTCGTCACGACTGAGCTGTCCCCGATCACCGTCTCCGACGAGGACAAGGCAGCCCGCGCCGGCGAGTGCCTCCACCGCGACCTGGACGGCCGGATCAACGGCATGCAGATCCTCATCCCGCCGGACCCCGAGGCCGCAGCACACATCCACTCCCAGCCGATCGCGGCCGCGGCATGA
- a CDS encoding DUF1772 domain-containing protein, translating to MLNALEVFTTVVVGLMVGVEFSVAFVINPILNGLPEGSGVLGRAHGARMLGALMPVWYITSLVLAAVWAVAGWHRPGAGLVVTAAALLISSVIMSLLLLVPINNRGKTWTPENRPEDWKEQKNRWDRFHYIRVVVIIAAFTLLAAALA from the coding sequence ATGCTCAACGCACTCGAGGTGTTCACCACCGTGGTCGTCGGCCTGATGGTGGGGGTGGAGTTCTCCGTCGCTTTCGTCATCAACCCGATCCTCAACGGACTCCCCGAGGGTAGCGGCGTGCTCGGCCGCGCCCACGGGGCGCGGATGCTCGGCGCCCTGATGCCGGTCTGGTACATCACCTCGCTCGTCCTCGCCGCCGTCTGGGCCGTCGCCGGATGGCACCGCCCCGGCGCCGGCCTGGTCGTCACCGCCGCCGCGCTGCTGATCTCGAGCGTGATCATGTCGCTCTTGCTGCTCGTCCCGATCAACAACCGGGGCAAGACGTGGACCCCCGAGAACCGGCCCGAGGACTGGAAGGAGCAGAAGAACCGCTGGGACCGCTTCCACTACATCCGCGTCGTCGTCATCATCGCCGCCTTCACCCTGCTGGCCGCCGCCCTTGCTTGA
- a CDS encoding tyrosine-type recombinase/integrase — translation MTEIGSGGALHLPRTRVVPLSAPPASYTAAVERYLTGAGIAKSSARIYRISLTTWGWMLAGEPAPTGLARRGAKPPVFPVAAIDDPALPKALAELAAARADEMDADTVNRELSIARKAIGWWQRQGWIVGDPTIGIERRPAPPDRTKALAENQIVALWRLDVALREKTLWKMLYESAARADEVLCLNVEDLYPQDKRGRITAKGGATEWIHWQSGTAQLLPRLIARRTRGPLFLTDRKAPAGTPTLDVCPETGRARLSYRRAEEIFEENTRLLANPLASPEDIEDLEGWTLHRLRHSALTHDAEGGTSTPMLLARSRHASVRSLDRYARPGVDAVARHVAERDPAARRRL, via the coding sequence GTGACCGAAATCGGGAGCGGGGGCGCGCTCCACCTGCCGCGCACCCGGGTCGTGCCCCTGTCCGCCCCGCCCGCCTCGTACACCGCGGCGGTCGAGCGGTACCTCACCGGCGCGGGCATCGCGAAGTCCTCGGCACGGATCTATCGGATCTCGCTGACGACGTGGGGGTGGATGCTCGCCGGCGAACCGGCGCCGACCGGACTTGCCCGCCGGGGCGCGAAGCCGCCCGTCTTCCCCGTCGCCGCGATCGACGATCCGGCGCTGCCCAAGGCACTGGCCGAACTGGCGGCAGCACGGGCGGACGAGATGGACGCCGATACCGTCAACCGCGAACTTTCCATCGCGCGCAAGGCGATCGGCTGGTGGCAGCGCCAGGGCTGGATCGTCGGCGACCCGACGATCGGCATCGAGCGGCGGCCCGCGCCGCCCGACCGCACCAAGGCCCTGGCCGAGAACCAGATCGTCGCACTGTGGCGCCTGGACGTCGCCCTGCGGGAGAAGACGCTGTGGAAGATGCTCTATGAGTCGGCGGCGCGGGCCGATGAGGTGCTGTGCCTGAACGTGGAGGACCTGTACCCGCAGGACAAGCGCGGCAGGATCACCGCCAAGGGCGGTGCCACGGAATGGATCCACTGGCAGTCCGGCACCGCCCAGCTCCTGCCCCGGCTCATCGCCCGCCGCACCCGCGGCCCGCTGTTCCTCACCGACCGCAAGGCCCCGGCCGGAACGCCGACACTCGACGTCTGCCCCGAAACCGGACGGGCCCGGCTCTCCTACCGCCGCGCCGAGGAGATCTTCGAGGAGAACACCCGGCTACTGGCCAACCCGCTCGCCTCCCCCGAGGACATCGAGGACCTGGAGGGCTGGACCCTGCACCGGCTGCGGCACTCCGCGCTCACGCATGACGCCGAGGGCGGCACCTCCACCCCGATGCTGCTGGCCCGGTCCCGCCATGCCTCCGTACGCTCCCTGGATCGGTACGCCCGCCCAGGCGTCGACGCGGTCGCCCGACACGTCGCCGAACGCGACCCCGCCGCCCGCCGCCGTCTATAA
- a CDS encoding C40 family peptidase encodes MVGHRRDRKGGEQPRRRPDHQAGRHDHPPHPRPPARRQRRGRQHHGLLRHRRGPLRRRRDIRPGRRAHAVHPLHLGRAQRRRRQRRREEGSNNAFDDALATALYLCGTGANDLRDEGQARRAILRYNASGQYADDVLGHIRQYDQLAVTPLDREATAGGTAGKVIKLALAERGTKYVWGGGDIHGPTGGGFDCSGLLVCAYHQGAGITLPRTSQAMRSAGKAVGRADLRPGDLIVFNADGNWGHVGLYIGNGQMVHAPNPRTPGETASVQRRVVPRRLDDPPSSVNCRFRIEMSLSK; translated from the coding sequence ATGGTCGGTCATCGCCGGGATCGGAAAGGTGGAGAGCAACCACGCCGGCGGCCGGACCATCAAGCCGGACGGCACGATCACCCCCCGCATCCTCGGCCCCCGGCTCGACGGCAGCGGCGTGGGCGGCAACATCACGGCCTTCTACGACACCGACGGGGGCCGCTACGACGGCGACGCGACATACGACCGGGCCGTCGGGCCCATGCAGTTCATCCCCTCCACCTGGGCCGGGCCCAGCGGCGCCGACGGCAACGACGACGGGAAGAAGGATCCAACAACGCCTTCGACGACGCCCTGGCCACGGCCCTCTACCTGTGCGGGACGGGCGCCAACGACCTCCGCGACGAAGGACAGGCCCGACGCGCGATCCTGCGGTACAACGCCTCCGGCCAGTACGCGGACGACGTCCTCGGCCACATCCGCCAGTACGACCAGCTCGCCGTCACACCCCTCGACAGGGAAGCCACCGCCGGCGGCACAGCCGGAAAGGTCATCAAGCTGGCCCTGGCCGAACGCGGCACCAAGTACGTCTGGGGAGGCGGCGACATCCACGGCCCGACCGGCGGCGGGTTCGACTGCTCCGGCCTGCTCGTCTGCGCCTACCACCAGGGCGCCGGCATCACCCTGCCGCGCACCTCCCAGGCCATGCGCAGCGCGGGCAAGGCGGTCGGTCGCGCGGACCTGAGGCCCGGCGACCTCATCGTCTTCAACGCCGACGGCAACTGGGGCCACGTCGGCCTCTACATCGGCAACGGCCAGATGGTGCACGCTCCCAACCCGAGAACCCCGGGGGAGACTGCGTCGGTCCAGCGGCGAGTGGTCCCGCGCCGACTGGACGATCCGCCGAGTTCTGTGAACTGTAGGTTCCGAATAGAGATGTCGTTGTCCAAGTGA
- a CDS encoding Tn3 family transposase, translating into MDQGLPARQAGGAGEPGGHQGRDRATLGHIDLLDILKYAEFDTDFIAEFTSVATREMLSKDVLRRRLLLVLFRLGTNMGIKRVAVTGKHGESEATLRRVRHLFVNRANMRAALRKLVNTTFAVRDEMWWGTGTACASDSRKFGAWSSNLMTEWHQRYRGPGVMIYWQCDLKAAHFEQMPGRRYQHFRPVTIWSIPQPACGGSNSSVRSLASRPKAETTTESARVRGKPGRMNTSEPLMRTRKDHPPQWKQSRRSRSYRVRTRRDSELAVKAGVGHRGSRVREGIHPGRISCVRNRETP; encoded by the coding sequence GTGGATCAGGGTCTCCCCGCGCGGCAAGCAGGAGGAGCCGGAGAGCCTGGTGGCCATCAAGGGCGAGATCGAGCGACGCTGGGGCACATCGACCTGCTGGACATCCTGAAGTACGCCGAGTTCGACACGGACTTCATCGCCGAGTTCACCTCGGTCGCCACCCGAGAGATGCTGTCGAAGGATGTGCTGCGCCGCCGCCTGCTGCTGGTGCTGTTCAGGCTGGGCACGAACATGGGGATCAAGCGGGTCGCGGTGACCGGCAAACACGGCGAGAGCGAGGCCACCCTGCGGCGGGTGCGGCACCTGTTCGTCAACCGCGCCAACATGCGCGCGGCATTGCGGAAGCTGGTGAACACCACCTTCGCCGTCCGAGATGAGATGTGGTGGGGCACCGGCACCGCGTGCGCCTCCGACAGCCGCAAGTTCGGCGCCTGGTCCAGCAACCTGATGACCGAGTGGCACCAGCGCTACCGCGGCCCGGGCGTGATGATCTACTGGCAGTGCGACCTGAAAGCCGCACATTTCGAGCAAATGCCGGGAAGGAGATACCAGCATTTTCGACCTGTGACCATCTGGTCGATTCCCCAGCCAGCGTGCGGAGGGAGCAATTCCTCGGTGCGAAGCCTGGCCAGCAGACCGAAGGCCGAGACGACCACTGAATCGGCACGGGTCAGGGGAAAGCCCGGACGGATGAACACAAGTGAACCCTTGATGAGGACTCGTAAAGATCACCCGCCTCAGTGGAAGCAGTCGAGGCGGTCCAGGAGCTACCGGGTGAGAACCCGACGCGACTCCGAGCTGGCTGTCAAAGCCGGAGTAGGTCACCGCGGCTCCCGGGTCAGAGAGGGCATCCACCCCGGGCGCATCTCGTGTGTGCGGAACAGGGAAACCCCGTAG
- the ltrA gene encoding group II intron reverse transcriptase/maturase yields the protein MDQSTGQLSFWNETADDAEAWHQIDWGRVDRDVTRLRRRIFKAAQAGDMKKVRNLQKLMMRSAANTLLSVRRVTQVSRGRKTAGVDGETALGPKERGRLARMLLRDGAARPRPVKRVQIPKANGKTRPLGIPVIRDRVHQARVKNALEPEWEARFEARSYGFRPGRGCHDALAAIFQVVGKPASQRRWVLDADLSAAFDRIDHAHLMRSLAGFPARDAVEGWLKAGVMDRGAFAPTVEGTPQGGVISPLLLNIALHGMEEAAGVSWRRHGNSRVLKDGSPALVRYADDFVVICHTEKDAHEAYRRLKEWFAPRGLAFNEEKTSVRHLTDGFDFLGCTVRTYANGYTLVTPSKDAVRKAKGRIRDVVRSNRGKPADRLVRELSSFLRGWTAYYRPWSSKRAFKEVDRTVFGQLWQWASRQHRRKGRQWIAARYWDKRIPGSDNRWIFGEGSAYVKPAAMTRIVRHVPVLGTHSKDDPALTDYWTERAARRTKLGLENRFIQTLAVRQRGRCARCGLDLVEGAEFEPDNIHDWVSWFDSVRRTLNVHHVVHRQHGGGNELKNLVLLHSQCHQQHHATEALDAKRSP from the coding sequence GTGGACCAAAGCACCGGGCAGTTGTCCTTCTGGAACGAAACTGCCGACGATGCGGAAGCCTGGCACCAGATCGACTGGGGCCGGGTCGACCGCGACGTAACGAGGCTGCGTCGGAGGATCTTCAAGGCCGCTCAAGCTGGCGACATGAAGAAGGTCCGAAACCTCCAGAAGCTCATGATGCGATCGGCCGCGAACACGCTCCTGAGCGTGCGCCGGGTGACCCAGGTGAGCCGGGGGCGGAAGACCGCCGGCGTGGACGGGGAGACGGCGCTCGGCCCCAAGGAGCGGGGCCGACTGGCCCGCATGCTCCTGCGGGACGGCGCTGCCCGCCCACGACCGGTGAAACGAGTGCAGATTCCGAAGGCGAATGGAAAGACGCGCCCTCTCGGCATCCCGGTCATCCGGGACCGGGTCCACCAGGCCAGGGTGAAGAACGCCCTGGAACCTGAATGGGAGGCGCGATTCGAGGCGCGAAGCTACGGCTTCCGCCCCGGCCGGGGATGTCACGACGCACTGGCGGCCATCTTCCAGGTGGTGGGCAAGCCCGCCAGCCAGCGGAGATGGGTGCTGGACGCCGACTTGTCGGCGGCGTTCGACCGGATCGACCACGCGCACCTGATGCGATCGCTCGCAGGCTTCCCCGCCAGGGACGCCGTCGAGGGCTGGCTGAAGGCCGGAGTGATGGACAGGGGCGCCTTCGCACCGACGGTGGAAGGCACCCCGCAAGGAGGGGTGATCAGCCCGCTCCTGCTGAACATTGCTCTGCACGGAATGGAAGAAGCAGCCGGGGTCTCCTGGAGAAGACACGGGAACTCCCGAGTACTCAAAGACGGGTCCCCGGCCCTTGTGCGGTACGCGGACGACTTCGTGGTCATCTGCCACACTGAGAAGGACGCGCACGAGGCGTACCGGCGGCTGAAGGAATGGTTCGCCCCCAGAGGTCTGGCCTTCAACGAGGAGAAGACTTCGGTCCGACACCTCACCGATGGCTTCGACTTCCTCGGGTGCACCGTCCGGACGTACGCCAACGGGTACACGCTCGTGACGCCGAGCAAGGACGCGGTGAGGAAGGCCAAGGGGCGTATCCGGGACGTTGTCCGGTCGAATCGGGGGAAGCCTGCGGACCGGCTGGTCCGCGAGCTCAGCTCGTTTCTCCGGGGATGGACTGCGTATTACCGCCCCTGGAGCTCGAAGAGGGCCTTCAAGGAAGTCGATCGGACCGTGTTCGGCCAGCTCTGGCAGTGGGCGAGCAGACAGCATCGGCGGAAGGGAAGACAGTGGATCGCGGCCCGGTACTGGGACAAGCGGATTCCCGGGAGTGACAACCGCTGGATCTTCGGTGAGGGTTCGGCGTACGTCAAGCCCGCCGCGATGACCAGGATCGTCCGTCACGTGCCGGTCCTTGGAACCCATTCCAAGGACGACCCGGCTCTGACGGACTACTGGACCGAGCGCGCGGCCAGGCGGACCAAGCTGGGGCTGGAGAACAGGTTCATCCAGACCCTGGCCGTCCGTCAGCGCGGCCGATGCGCCCGGTGCGGCCTCGACCTCGTCGAAGGAGCCGAATTCGAGCCGGATAACATCCACGACTGGGTGTCCTGGTTCGACTCGGTCCGCCGGACGCTGAACGTGCACCACGTCGTGCACCGCCAGCACGGCGGCGGCAACGAGCTGAAGAACCTCGTCCTCCTGCACTCGCAGTGCCACCAGCAGCATCACGCGACAGAAGCACTCGATGCGAAGCGGTCCCCGTGA
- a CDS encoding proline-rich domain-containing protein, with translation MLPPTTRAPPPPHWDLKIEAFLVEMLFLGSKWLVSFACFLIAWSLSFKLAGLLLKPALIVSDALYTNVLVQTGIPGLCLAWAACVAGWHLMFGRRAKGWAEAGAVLLIAALSITVLAAPPQMLLSEDQGAVGTARNLAVEVAALIVDNDDILNPATVSSGEKGTSGWESPESRQISRPITDALVDAFIVRPAMLLSYGQTFDGKCAEQFQESRIEQAVLLQWRDEHLDAPEDAARENVPYIDDILGNISEALTEIPDTVVKEKLQAQGPIAEFEKNCVNGSAKALKKASMDKVGGAFFMVLAALLACVFITVLDASFLYAQLCLAKEAMFTKVALAIGVMPGPGRAWLTDRALAVLRYLWLMVLSVAALAILIVIFAAVLNAPEKDLSGGVTVRFVVIDFICIGAFIYRKKLVHSAENWSARARSRVGSSLVGGGTPSDLGSHKPRRSVGRRLLTGGAMLGALAASGGAYGYARGSTALAARLVRGTGRAIGGTARAAVRSTKAVATGGMKLGAVGLKSTVGLPVYGPRAARRASAAISSVPERVTDGATHLSERIAQVHNRYAPQAHDFTGEYAHNIRSAGRLLRGRRPLGRYVPPQRQHRGEDPNSRPAPGGVPPQPRPRHGTRHTPPRVTQPPASPGQAALQRRLHRIRSDQATRPPAAQQPRRRLPADPPRPTTRPTPRRRRGGGSA, from the coding sequence GTGCTGCCCCCGACGACCCGAGCCCCGCCCCCTCCGCACTGGGACCTCAAGATCGAGGCGTTCCTCGTCGAGATGCTGTTCCTGGGCTCCAAATGGCTCGTCAGCTTCGCCTGCTTCCTCATCGCCTGGTCGCTGTCGTTCAAACTCGCCGGCCTGCTCCTGAAGCCCGCGCTGATCGTCTCCGACGCCCTGTACACGAACGTCCTGGTCCAGACCGGCATCCCCGGCCTCTGCCTGGCCTGGGCCGCGTGCGTCGCCGGCTGGCACCTGATGTTCGGCCGCCGCGCCAAGGGCTGGGCCGAAGCCGGCGCAGTCCTCCTCATTGCCGCACTGTCCATCACCGTCCTCGCGGCACCACCCCAGATGCTCCTCAGCGAGGACCAGGGTGCCGTCGGCACCGCCCGCAACCTCGCCGTCGAGGTCGCCGCCCTGATCGTCGACAACGACGACATCCTCAACCCCGCCACGGTCTCCAGCGGCGAGAAGGGCACCAGCGGCTGGGAAAGCCCGGAGTCCCGCCAGATCTCCCGCCCCATCACCGACGCCCTGGTCGACGCCTTCATCGTCCGCCCCGCCATGCTGCTCAGCTACGGCCAGACCTTCGACGGCAAGTGCGCCGAGCAGTTCCAGGAATCCCGCATCGAGCAGGCCGTCCTGCTCCAATGGCGCGACGAACACCTCGACGCCCCAGAGGACGCGGCGCGCGAGAACGTGCCCTACATCGACGACATCCTCGGCAACATCAGCGAAGCGCTCACCGAAATCCCCGACACCGTCGTCAAGGAGAAGCTCCAGGCGCAGGGCCCCATCGCAGAGTTCGAGAAGAACTGCGTCAACGGCAGCGCAAAGGCCCTGAAGAAGGCGTCGATGGACAAGGTCGGCGGCGCCTTCTTCATGGTCCTCGCCGCTCTGCTGGCCTGCGTGTTCATCACCGTCCTCGACGCATCGTTCCTGTACGCGCAGCTGTGCCTGGCCAAGGAAGCCATGTTCACCAAGGTCGCCCTGGCCATCGGCGTGATGCCGGGCCCCGGGCGGGCCTGGCTGACCGACCGGGCCCTGGCAGTACTGCGCTACCTGTGGCTGATGGTCCTCTCGGTCGCCGCGCTCGCCATCCTCATCGTCATCTTCGCCGCCGTCCTCAACGCCCCCGAGAAGGACCTCTCCGGCGGCGTCACCGTGCGCTTCGTCGTCATCGACTTCATCTGCATCGGCGCGTTCATCTACCGCAAGAAGCTGGTGCACAGCGCGGAGAACTGGTCCGCGCGGGCCCGCTCCCGCGTCGGCTCCAGCCTCGTCGGCGGCGGCACCCCCAGCGACCTCGGCAGCCACAAACCCCGGCGCAGCGTCGGCCGGCGCCTGCTGACCGGAGGCGCCATGCTCGGCGCACTCGCCGCCAGCGGCGGCGCCTACGGGTACGCTCGCGGCAGCACCGCGCTGGCCGCCCGGCTGGTCCGCGGCACCGGCCGGGCGATCGGCGGCACCGCCCGGGCAGCCGTCCGCTCCACCAAGGCCGTGGCCACCGGCGGAATGAAGCTCGGCGCGGTCGGCCTCAAGTCCACCGTGGGCCTGCCGGTGTACGGCCCCCGCGCCGCACGCCGTGCCAGCGCAGCGATCTCCTCCGTGCCCGAGCGGGTCACCGACGGCGCGACACACCTCAGCGAGCGCATCGCCCAGGTGCACAACCGGTACGCGCCCCAAGCCCACGACTTCACCGGCGAGTACGCCCACAACATCCGCTCGGCGGGGCGGCTGCTGCGCGGCCGCCGACCGCTCGGCCGGTACGTGCCCCCGCAGCGCCAGCACCGTGGCGAGGACCCGAACAGCCGACCGGCCCCCGGAGGCGTGCCACCGCAGCCCAGGCCCCGCCACGGCACCCGGCACACCCCGCCGAGGGTCACCCAACCACCCGCCAGCCCGGGGCAGGCAGCGCTCCAGCGGCGCCTGCACCGCATCCGCAGCGACCAGGCAACACGCCCGCCGGCCGCCCAGCAGCCGCGTCGGCGCCTGCCTGCCGACCCGCCCCGCCCCACAACCCGGCCGACACCGAGACGACGTCGCGGAGGAGGCAGCGCATGA
- a CDS encoding class I SAM-dependent methyltransferase, producing MTEPTYLNATRVAYDTVAENYAELVPPAFEDDLYGRAMISTFAELTRALDAGPVADLGCGPGHVTAHLQSLGVTAFGIDLSPKTVAVARRRHPDLRFDEGSMTDLDLADGSLGGVIAWYSIVHTPPELLPVVFAEFHRVLAPGGHVLIGFKAGDRLRHLENAYGHELSLDVYWVSPDRIAELLNQTGLMVDARLIREPNEQEKPRQGQQAYLLARKPAKPGARLADTIA from the coding sequence ATGACTGAACCGACCTACCTGAATGCCACCCGCGTGGCCTACGACACCGTTGCCGAAAACTACGCCGAGCTCGTGCCCCCCGCGTTCGAGGACGACCTGTACGGCCGCGCGATGATAAGTACGTTCGCCGAACTCACGCGAGCCCTCGACGCCGGGCCGGTCGCTGACCTCGGCTGCGGGCCCGGCCACGTGACAGCACACCTTCAGTCCCTTGGGGTGACCGCGTTCGGCATCGACCTGTCCCCGAAGACGGTTGCGGTTGCCCGGCGCCGGCATCCGGACCTGCGATTCGACGAAGGGTCGATGACCGACCTGGACCTGGCTGACGGCAGTCTTGGCGGAGTCATCGCCTGGTACTCGATCGTGCACACCCCTCCGGAGTTGCTGCCGGTCGTGTTCGCAGAGTTCCACCGCGTGCTGGCCCCAGGCGGCCATGTGCTGATCGGCTTCAAGGCCGGTGACAGGCTCCGACACCTGGAGAACGCATACGGGCATGAGCTGTCTCTCGACGTCTACTGGGTCTCTCCCGACCGCATCGCCGAGCTGCTGAATCAGACCGGGCTGATGGTGGATGCCCGGCTGATCCGCGAGCCGAACGAGCAGGAGAAGCCCCGGCAAGGTCAGCAGGCGTACCTCCTGGCCCGAAAGCCGGCGAAGCCTGGAGCAAGGCTTGCCGACACCATCGCGTAA